One genomic window of Cricetulus griseus strain 17A/GY chromosome 3, alternate assembly CriGri-PICRH-1.0, whole genome shotgun sequence includes the following:
- the LOC100772684 gene encoding hemoglobin subunit beta-H1 isoform X2, translating into MVHFTADEKAAITSIWDKVDLEKVGGETLGRLLIVYPWTQRFFDKFGNLSSATAIMGNPRIRAHGKKVLTSLGLAVQNMDNLKETFAHLSELHCDKLHVDPENFKLLGNVLVIVLSTHFAKEFSPEVQAAWQKLVIGVANALSHKYH; encoded by the exons GCTATCACAAGCATATGGGATAAAGTGGACTTGGAAAAAGTTGGAGGAGAAACTCTGGGAAG GCTCCTGATTGTCTACCCATGGACTCAGAGATTCTTTGACAAATTCGGAAACCTCTCTTCTGCCACTGCCATCATGGGCAACCCCAGAATCAGAGCCCATGGCAAGAAAGTGCTGACATCCCTAGGCTTGGCGGTTCAGAACATGGACAACCTCAAGGAGACTTTTGCTCATCTGAGTGAGCTGCATTGTGACAAGCTTCATGTGGATCCTGAGAACTTCAAG CTCCTAGGAAACGTGTTGGTGATTGTCCTTTCTACTCATTTTGCCAAGGAATTCTCTCCTGAGGTGCAAGCTGCCTGGCAGAAGCTGGTGATTGGTGTGGCCAATGCTCTGTCCCACAAGTACCACTAA
- the LOC100767796 gene encoding hemoglobin subunit beta, protein MVHLTDAEKGLVTGLWAKVNADAVGAEALGRMMVVYPWTQRFFGHFGDLSSASAIMNNAQVKAHGKKVIHAFADGLKHLDNLKGTFSSLSELHCDKLHVDPENFRLLGNVIVVVLSHDLGKEFTPAAQAAFQKVVSGVATALGHKYH, encoded by the exons ATGGTGCACCTGACTGATGCTGAGAAGGGTCTTGtcactggcctgtgggcaaaggTGAACGCTGATGCAGTCGGCGCTGAGGCCCTGGGCAG gATGATGGTTGTCTACCCTTGGACCCAGAGGTTCTTTGGACACTTTGGAGACCTGTCCTCTGCCAGTGCTATCATGAATAACGCCCAGGTGAAGGCCCATGGCAAGAAGGTGATCCATGCCTTCGCAGATGGCCTGAAACACCTGGACAACCTGAAGGGCACCTTTTCCAGCCTGAGTGAGCTCCACTGTGACAAGCTGCATGTGGATCCTGAGAACTTCAGG CTCCTGGGCAATGTGATCGTGGTTGTGCTGTCCCATGACCTGGGCAAGGAATTCACCCCCGCTGCACAGGCTGCCTTTCAGAAGGTGGTGTCTGGTGTGGCCACTGCCCTGGGTCACAAGTACCACTAA